ATCCAGATTTAAACATTCACCAAGCTAAAATcaaggcaagaaaaaaaataattaaactctttttattactaaaaaataaaaactaaatcagaaaatgttaaataaataaaaataataactttCGGTATCTTAGGGCGCACGATACTCGTTTGAATGACACAAAACTCTTGTATTTaccgggagagagagagagagtgtgtaaaaaaagacaaataaaaATGGAGGGTTTTGGAGGAAAAGGGCGGACGTGTCAACAGATCTGAGCTTGTGGTCCCACACCACGGTGCCTAAACACGAAAGAGCACTCCGGCAGCTCGCCAAGATCGGCGAAGAGCGACTCGTCCTCCTCTCCCATGGGGAACACCATCGCCGCCTTGTCCGCCGAGTCGGACCCGACTGAGCTGCTGCTCTCGGCGAAAATGGGGCTCTCGAGCACCCTCGACGACGTGGTCTCCATGTCGTGGAACCAGACGCACTCGTCGTTTACGATAAGCGACTCGTGGTTTAGATCCGCGAACCTAGAGTCTTGGTCTTGATCTTGGTGGTCGGGTTGCTGGGCCTCCGGGGCTTCGGTCTTGGTGGGGCCGCGTTTGGTTGCGGCGGCGGAACTTGAATTGCTGTGGTTGTTGTGGTGGTTGCGAGAGGCGGGCCAAGAGTGGTTGTGTTCGGAGGAGTAGGTGATGACCAGCGTGGTGGGGTCCACGCGGCTTCTCTCTACTTGTTTCCTCGCAGGGCATCCTTTTGAGCTACTGCACCTGTAATACCCTCTGCCCAATTTGGTAAATAACCAAATCCCAAAGAAAAACAGAACAGATAATTAGTCACGGATCATAAAAACCTACCAAATTCGACAGTATTCTAAACTGCTGTAATATACGTGAGAAAAAAGATTGCAACTTAATACAAAGAGGCGGACACATGGGGTTAAGAAATGATTATTAGTATGGAAAATGAAATTACAGTATATCGctcaaactcgcttaacttaaATATGTAATTACGGATTGATTGATTATTGGTAGAATTACCTGGGATAAGGTGAGCCTTTGATGGGTTTTTGGCCGTACTTTCTCCAAGCCCAAGAATCGGACGGCGGCGGAGTGTTGCTGTTGTCGCCTTTGATGGGGACCGACACCACTCGTTTGTGTATTGCTCGCCGAGCACTGTAACAATTAAATTCATGTAAATTAACACTAATTTAAAAATCCCATTATTAACATTGGTTTTGTGCATGGAGTTGAACTAAACTGGGTTAATTTGTGAATTGAGAAGGAGTAAATTACAAACCTTTTTTTTGGGGAGGAGGTGGAAGTGGTGATCTTGGGGTAGTCGCTGAAATTGGTGGACGGCGGAGGAGAGTCTGAACTGTTTTCCGGCGTGGAGGAGGTGGTGTTGTCATTCTCTTCCTGATCGCTCAGAAACTGTTTGCTGTTGCTGCTGAAGAATGTGGGGTCCATTTTTTGGAAGTTCTGGAGCTCTGAATTTGATGATGATGCTTGCAGAGAAACACAAACTGGCTACTCAGAGCAGAgacggaggagagagagagagagatgggagagTTTCTGATTTGATGATGGGGGGTTTAGAAGCAGAAGAAGAGGAAACAAGCGGAGGGAGGTGTTAGAGAAGAGGGGTGGGGTCTTTAAAATTTGGCCGCCACATTGACAAATGGGCTTCTGGATTATATGTTTATATTAAATTAAGGACGTGTAaccaaatgtttgttttttaatttaaaccCCCGACCCAATAATTGGCTTTATGCATTATTATCCATCTccattttctcctttctttttctaccCAAACTAATCACATTGCAATCTGAAAGAGACCCTTCTCTTATTTTCCAATTTTGATCCACGTAACGTAAGCCCTCTTTAGTCTTTGATTTCATTGCCCACCACCCCATACCTCCACTCAAGGGAGAAAAGATAACAAGTCTTACGTATCTTTGTACTTGATCAAAAACGTTTTACACAAAATTTATATGACAAATCGAATGTGTTTTACCAATTTGAAGAAGTTTCTATTTGGTTTCCTTTTTAAAGGTTGCACACGTCTTTTGATCCTTTTTTTTACCGTCAATAAGATATTTACATAGATGCGTTTTAGGATCGGTCAAAATGCTCAACGAATTATAATTGGACTAGTCGCAACTAAGAATTCACAAGATATGTTTTAATCTTGAGTTCAGGCTAAAGTTTAGACCATCTTCAATGGAGACGttttttgacccaaaaaaaaatagagatgttaaatttcatttttatagCTGATGTGGCAAAATAGCATTTTGTAAAGTCTTCTATTCCAACCGAGATATCAAATTAAAATTCTTTTGggttatttataaaattaagtgggttagaatttaaaaataaaataactaataagtgaagaaaataaagaaatacgTGGGTccaacattaaaataaaacaaaacaaaaaaatgacaTTGCCATCAAATTTGGCAGCAAAGTAGAGTATgtcaatttatgtaaaattttggcATCTCCTTTGAAACCAGAAAATCATCCTTGTTTTCTAGGGAGACTCTCTCAAAGTGGTACGCTTCATGGACTGTCTGCTACTGCatagtttaacgtcaatttatgtaccaacattataaaacattgtgccaaaaacaaaaagtggCAAAAAGTCCACAGAGAGTTTCACTTTTGAAAGAAACTCGTTAGCATTTCTCCTCCccatttggagatgctcttagagCTCACTTAATGCTTGATATTTTGTTACATTAATAA
This genomic interval from Malus domestica chromosome 05, GDT2T_hap1 contains the following:
- the LOC103434906 gene encoding probable WRKY transcription factor 65; this translates as MDPTFFSSNSKQFLSDQEENDNTTSSTPENSSDSPPPSTNFSDYPKITTSTSSPKKSARRAIHKRVVSVPIKGDNSNTPPPSDSWAWRKYGQKPIKGSPYPRGYYRCSSSKGCPARKQVERSRVDPTTLVITYSSEHNHSWPASRNHHNNHSNSSSAAATKRGPTKTEAPEAQQPDHQDQDQDSRFADLNHESLIVNDECVWFHDMETTSSRVLESPIFAESSSSVGSDSADKAAMVFPMGEEDESLFADLGELPECSFVFRHRGVGPQAQIC